A window of Prionailurus bengalensis isolate Pbe53 chromosome E1, Fcat_Pben_1.1_paternal_pri, whole genome shotgun sequence genomic DNA:
CCGGTGTGAGGAGAtggggtgtgggggcgggggggagataGAGAACCAGAAACGGGGACTGAGGAGTGTCTGACAGCCCAGGAGAAAAACCAGGAGGGGTGGTATCATAGAGGCCGAGAGAAGGACCAAGTGGGTGGCTGTGTTGAAGGCTGCTGAGAGATCAAGCAGGATGGGGTCACTCCTGTATACATCTCTCTGATGCGGGCATTAGAACACAAGGATGGACATGGGGTTCTTTACCAAAAACCACTCCTACTGTACCCCTGTCTGTGGAGGTGTAGGGCtgagtggcaggggtggggggtgggctgttTACCACCTTTGCCACCTTCTTGTTCCCGTTGTAGTCAGGAGCTTCACTCTGGACAGCTCTGGTATCATAACGTTCTAGGGTGTggttctttttctgcttcatcagCTATTGTTTTTTGGGGATTCCACACTTAAATCACGAAAGTGCTAAATGTTATTTGTGCCCAGAGTAAGGTAAGCAAGAGACAGGAATTCAGAGACTGAGACCTTCGTTTGGGGAGGGTGTGTATAATGGAGTATGGTCCAACCCATGCCAGGGTTTGGAATCGGggtgtgcaggaggggcaggggaggggggtggggaatggctCCGGATTGGAGGAACCATTTGGTGTTTTCAAAAGTGGACGTCTGatctttactttttctctttgagGTCTTCAGCCACCTGAAGAGACTGGGCTATGTGGTTCGACGATTCCAACCAAGGTAAATCCCGATCCCATCTCCCTCCCATTTGTTCTAATCCTGGGACCTGGTAGACAAGCCCCAAAGTGGAAAATGGCCTCTCCTTGGCTGGAGACATGGGCTCTGTTGGAAATGCTCTATTGAGAGGCGCGTTGGGACAAATCTGGGTCATTTCAGCTTATCCCGGGCTATCACATTGAGCCCCATCTTCAGCCTGTTCGCTCCACAGGTAACAAGTGAACACTTGCAGCTCACGACAGGTCCCTGGCATGTAGCTGTAGCGCCAGAGCAGTGCCTTAATCGGGGTGCGAGCACACTTGGTGAGGGCGTGCCTGAATGAAAGACCAAGAAAGGAATTAACAGTTGAGTTGGGTCTCACATACCTTTTGCCAAGTtagatgttctttctttctggggCCTCTAAAGATCATCATCTTAGTAGCCCAGCATTGCTAAGAGTCATAGAGATGATCAGCCTTAGAGTGGAAACTGGTACAGCCTTCTCTGGTTCACAGTACGTCGCGAAAGCTCTGGGACAGCCATGTCCTTTCGTTCCTGAAAGTGGGATATATCCTAAGGAAATAGTCACAGATGTGTGCATAAGTTCACCTGTGAGAATGTTCAGTCATTTGACAATACTTGTTGATCGCTTGCTGGGTGCCAGGCCCCGGCTCATtgctgaagaaaagcaaaatcactGCCCCCACAGAATTTGCATTTAGCGGGGACCTTACATGAAGCATCATCACTTTGCAAAATGGTGAACTTGGAAACATCCTGTGAGTTCAACGGGGAAGGCATGGTCACACAAATTATAGTTTATCCTTTAGAGCGGCGCTGTCTGGTAGAACTTTCTACGGTGATAAAAACAGTCTATGTCTATGCCATCCAATATATGTGGCTTTGCAACTGTGGGACTGAATTTTTGTCTAATTTTCATGGATTTAAATTTAACCTTAATGGCTCCTTGTGCCTAGTGGTGGGTACCATTTGGACAGTGGAGTCTTAGCGCCATAAAAAATCATGGCAGGGAAGAATGCTATAGTGGTAAGGGGCTGTGTCTGTAATATATATTCTTAAGTATAAAAAAGACTAAATAGCAGTATCTGAGTACAGTGTcattttttgtagaaaaaaacATATGGAGACAGTATGTGTGTTACAGGGCTATCtgtggttttgttcatttttatttttctgtattttccaagttttctagtTCTCTTGATTTTTCTCACCAGTGATTAATCATTTATTGCTGGCTCTGCAGGAGCCCGGGTTCCAGTAAGTCTCTGTTCAGAGGTGCCATTGGTGAGACCCAGAGGCCTGGGCAAAGATGCATGGGCAGGCCCCTGTGATTGCCCCCATTCAGCTCGCTTGCAGGTCTGCCCAGGGCCTTTGCCCTGGCGTGTGGCTTTGACCCTGGCCCACCGACTTGTTCCTCTGGGCCAGTCCCTCACAGATTCCACTGGGAACTCCAAAGTGAGGAAGTCGATCTGTTGCCTACCCAATTCTCAACCCCACAGCTCCATCCTGTCCCCTTATGAGAGACAGCTGAACTTGGATGGCAGTGCCCTGTGCTTGGAGGATCGGAATggcaagaggaagaggaggagctcCAGCTCTCGGTAATGCTCCCCATGtggccacacccccccccccccccagggagttCTGGGGAGCGGAGCTGTTGAGGGAATGCTCATTTTAGGAACCCTGGAGAATGCATTGTCTTAAGAGCTGGGTTTGGGCGGCTCCCTTGTAGGACCCTGGAGGCAGTAGGCGTGCGTGGGACGTGTGCACTTCAGCAATCAGGAGCAGATGTGCTGGATTTCCTCCCCACGTCCCTCAGGTCCATTAATAAGAAGGCCAAGGCCCTGGAGAATCCCCTACAGGGGGTGGATGAGACAACTGAGAGCCTGACAACCTCCAGCCCACCTCCCTGCAACCAGAACAGCCGATGCCCAGAGGAGAAACCTCAAGAGTCAAGCCCTGTAAAGGGTCCAACGGGTCCCTCTCTGCTTTTGGGAGCCCTGgagccctggcctggcctggccaaCGAGGGGGGTGGGTGCAGCCAGCAGAGTGGCAAAGTAGAGAATGGGGTCAAGGGGGTTCGTAAGCCACGCTGGAACTTTGAGCAGATTTCCTTCCCCAACATGGCTTCAGACAGCCGCCACACCCTCCTgctggccccagccccagagctgCTCCCAGCGAACGTCGCTGGGCGGGAGACAGATGCTGAATCCTGGTGCCAGAAGCTGAACCAAAGGAAGGAGAAGCTCTCCAGGCGAGAACGGGAGCAACAAGCAGAGGCCCAACGCTTCCGGGAAGATGTAAACGCAGATCCCGAGGTGCAGTGCTGCTCCAGCTGGCAGGAGTACAAGCAGCTGCTGCAGCGGAGGCACCTGCAGAAGAGCCAGAGCCGCCCCGCACACCTGTGGGACCAGCCGGTCCACCCCTTGCTGAGTCCTGGCCAGGCAGACTCCCCAGGTACCCCCTCACCCTGCCATAGCCCCACAGGCCCCTGGCAGCTGAGGCATCCTAACGCTTTGAAAGGGGGTATGGATTGACCACGACTAATTGAGGCTTAAGAAAGATGGGACTGAGAGAGCTGTCAGTGGAGTGGAACCCACAAGGACAGTCTGTTCTGGAAAGCAGCAAAAGGACCCACGTGGGAAGGTTTGGAAATGGCAAGTCTGTGTCCGGGGAGAGGCCAGGAGGAATGAAAACTACAACTAGagccttaaaaataataagatgcaCGTGGATGGCTCTGCCACCAGCTAGCTGTGGTCCCCTGTTCTCCCAGCTCTGTTAGAGGAGAACAAGGAGGTGCCATCTTGGCCAAATAAAAGGAAGGCTTACTGTGTATACCCTGCATGTTTAAGGACAGGGAactaagcactgggtgttgtatgtaagtgatgaatgactaaattctactcctgaagccaatattacactatatgttaatgaactagaatttaaataaaaatttgaaggaaaaaaatagggaaCTGACAGGGCAACAACTATATTAACAGATTCAGGAGACTGTGATCTTTTATAAGAACATGGGAGATTCCAAGTAACTAGATTAGGTTTGCCAGATGAGTTCAATTTGACTTTCAGATAAACAGCTaactttttttagtataagtatattgcaaatattgcatgagacatacttataattaaaaaaaaaaaaaatctaagtccGGCAATCGTAAACTAGATGGCAGATTCAGAAATGTCAGAGGAGTCTGTGGATGGTGGACTTCTCTCCCCAACacgttgttttctttttttttttttaatggttatttctttatttagaaagagagagagagaaaatgtgtgcaattaggggaggggcagagagagagggagatacagaatctgaagcaggctccgggctctgagctgtcagcacagagcccaatgtggggctcaaggtcatgaaccgcgatatcatgacctgagctgaagtcagacgtttaaccaactgagccacccaggcgcccctccaacatCTTATTTTGACCTTATGTCCTTACAGCCACAGTGCTTCAACATATCTCTGTGCTGCAGACCACACACCTCGCCGATGGAGGTACATGGTGAGTTTCCAGGTAGTGCCCGTCTCCATAGCACGTTGCCTGCCAGCAGGAGTTGGCAGCTGGGATTTGACTCCTAAAGTTGGGCATGAGCTGGGGGATCATTCCAGGGACCCTTAGCCTGGCTGATATtctaggggagagggagggatgagtGGCAAGAGGTAGATTTAGCCCGAGGGTTGAGATAGGCAGCTGAGCCTCCCTCTGCCTAAGTGGCACCTCACAGCAGGACCTCAGTTCCCCCTGGAGGAGGCCTCTTCCTGGAACTGGAGGAGGAAAAGCATGGcatggaaaggaaagggggaggagtAGGAGATTCCCTGTTTCTTAAGGTTTCTCACTCTGTCTTCAGGTTGCTAGAGAAGTCTGGAGGCTTGGAGATCAGCTTTGACATTTACCAGGCTGATGCTGTGGCCACATTCCGAAAGAATAACCCTGGCAAGCCCTACGCCCGGATGTGCATTAGTGGGTATGAGACCATTGAGCCCTACCCTCAGGTTATTGCCAGTTCTCTTGTAAACCAAGTGGACGTCCTCTCCATGTCCCTGGGCAGTCTGGCAATCTGAAAGAAACCAGAGGTCCAGAGAGCCGTGACTgacccagggccacacagccagtTAGTACTACAGGAACTGGAGCTTTCCCAAATCCTCAGCCCTTATTCCTGGCGTTTTTGGTAGTCTCTCTCCTGTGCCAATGTAGTGCAGGGCTCACCCAGTAGGAGGGATATGAATCAGAGGGATTCACAGGCTAAGAGTGGTGAGAACCTTACTTTTCCTAGCCCCCTCATCCACCCAAGGCCCTGGGTCGCTCTTGGAGAACTTACCAGAGCTATACAGTTTGCAGACAGGAGACTCCAGCGCCAGACTTCTTGTACCCCCAACTCCTGTCTTACCATCTCCCTTCCCTGGCAGCCTCAGAGGGCTGGGTCTCAAAGCTTATGGCTGCCTATGTCTCTGTCTCAGTCTAACTTTATCCCTACAGATTTGATGAGCCAGTTCCAGATCTCTGTACCCTCAAGCGGTTGTCCTACCAGAGTGGGGACGTTCCTCTGATCTTTGCCCTGGTGGATCATGGAGACATCTTCTTCTACAGCTTCAGGGACTTCACGCTGCCCAGGGATCTGGAACACTGATCACACCGCTCTGGCAGGGCTTGGGACCTGCCCTGGGGAACCTGGACTGTCTACTCTCAGGGACCATCTCAGCTGCCTCCTATACCCAGACTCTGACCTGTAGCTTCAGGAGCTAGTCTGGGCCTTGGCCCTGGGTGTCTGATGCTTGCAGGAGAAAGATGCCATGCCCCCTACCTGGCTTCCATAGCCCCATGCCTGAGATCGCTGCCTTGCAGTGATCCCCTTGGAACTCAGGACTAGATTTCAGAGACCCAGCGGGGTGGGGCAGAAGAGAGGACTCTGTGCCTTTAAATGAGAGGGTGCCTGCTTCGTGCGATAAAGccaaagccattaaaaaatagatcCATTTTCTGCTGTGACTGGAGATAGTGAACAAGTCCCCAGCCCCATCCTGGGAGTGCAGAACaacactccctctccctccatcgTGTGGGTGTGGTCCGTGGGAGCTATCCCCCAAGGCTTTCACCTCTGCTTTGCAGACCCACAGACAGCGAGGCCTTCTCTGGTGCGGAAGCAAAGAGAAATACTGGGGAGGGCAAGAACGCGACCCCGCACCTTTGTCAGGGCCTGCAACCAGGGGACGGGAAGTCACAGACCTAGTCTTTTCGGCTTACTGCATGGCCGTCCGTAGAGGTTGGCTGGCCTCGATGGGGCCTTCCCTGAATGCAGCAGAATCTGGGCAGAAGGGCGGTGGAGAGGCACCATGTCCGTGTGGCTTGAACCCTGGCGGCTTCGAGTcttgctgtgtgtggagcctgctattCGTGTCCCGGGCCTCCGGGCCCCTTCCGTTCGCCCCTCCTCGCTCCAACCCGCTCGCCCTTTGTGCTAAAAACTCTGGTCAATGTTGCTGTCTGTCCCTTGGGGCATCGGACACCTTCCTGCCTCAGCAGCGACTCAGAAGACGGGGGGTCCAGGCTTGGGGCCCGCTCCGAGAGGAGGCGCTTCGCGGCGACACCCCAGTCCCCGGGGCCACCACGCTCTAGGGCCCCGAAAGCTGGCCTCCTGTCCGCGGGTCACCGGCTCTGAGTGGGCTGGGTGTCCTCGGGAAGAGCCGGCCTGGCTACGCCCCTCCCACAGCCGCTTAGGGCCGGCGTGGGGGAGGGACGGTTCCCCTCTGCGGTCCCGCCTGGGAGGTGGCTAGGACAGTGGCGCGTCCCAGGGACTATTTACTCCTCCCGGACGCGGCAGGACACTGGGCGCGGCGTGCGTCGTGAGTCCAGGTGAACGCAGGTGAGGCCGGGGGCGGGCCGGCAACGCCTCGTGCATATTCACGCGGGCCGCGGTCCCGCCCCCCGTCTTCCCCCGGGACGTGGATTGGCCAGAGAGCGGCCACCGCCCGCCTCCCGAGGGCGCCCTCGCTGCACTCCCGCCCCGTCGGCGCAGAAATGCAGGGGGCGGGGCCAGTCCCGGGGGCGGGCCGCTGGGGCCCGGCGCTCGCGTCCCCGCAAGCCCTCCCGGCTCGCCCTTTATGTAAATAGTAGCGGCTCCGCCCCCTGCTCGCCGCGCCGGAGGTGAGCAGGAAGGAGACGGCCGCCCAGCAGCCCGTGGGCCGGCGGCGGAGTGAGCGGAGCCGGCGGCGGGAGCCGTGGGACGCCGAGGCCTCGGGCGGGGGCCGGCCTGGGGCTCCAGGTGAGGCGCGGGCCCGGAAGCACCTAGCCGGGCCCGCCCCCTCGGGGCGCCCTCCACTCGGGGCGGGAAGGTTGGGGAGGGCCGGGACCCCTGGTTTCACGGAGCGGGGCGGGGAGAGCTGTACAGGTCCGCTCGCCTAGCCCCTGGATCCCGTGGCTCCGTTCGTCTGGGAGAAAGACACCTGTAGGAATTGCGGCTGGAAACTTTTTTCTGCCTGATCCGCGTGCGTTTCCACGATTTGAGCTTCGGAATTGCCCAGTAGCGTTGGCTTGGGGAAACGGGGAAACAAGTGCCCGGCCGGGCTGTGAGTGCAGGAGGTCACCGCCGGCGGGGGTGGGATCCCCGGGCCTTGGGCCCCACGTGCAAGGCGCCTGGCCCAGGAGGCCGGCGACGCGCGTCTCAGGTAGCCCGCTGTCTTCGAGCAGCGGCCGGAGCACGTTACCTCGGCGGCTTAGTCCCTGCCCCTGCCATCTGGGCCCACTCCCGGCCGGCCCTTTGTGCCTCCTAATCCCCGGACGCAGGAAGCCCGCGGGAGGGACTTCGGTCTCTGGGCCTTTCTCCGCGTCTGGCGGCTTTGGACACCTTTAAGGGAACGTTTGGAGATCCAGTAGGTTTTCCACAATGACGCGGGTGGGGTTGCGTTGCGATACGTCGGGACTTGGTGAGGAGTGAAAAATATGGTCTTGCCAAAGCGTGCAAAGTGTGCTCTCGGTTTGCCCCCGCTGGACACTTTGTACACACGCGCAGCTTTGGCAGTGAGAACTGACTAACCAGGAGAACCGTGGCGTGGCCCCCTCAGGCTCTCACCTGAGATACGAGGAGCTTTGGGTGAGGCGGCGGGCCTTGGACTCCGGGCCCCTTCCCGTGGGGATCATGTGCCAGATGCAGGGCGTCTGAACCGGGGCTCTTGGGATCGTACACAGAGTTTACAACTCAGGGTCCTGTCAGGCCGCAGAGGGGATTGTGAAcagggaggggagctgggagggaATGAATGTCAGGGATACGGGAACCCCCAGGTGGGAAGAATGAAGAGGTAGTCTAGAATAGCTGTGGCCCAACCCGGGGTCACAAGGGCTTTCCAGGAAGACAGTCTGTTGTCTGTGTGAGCTGAGGCATTGGGAAGGGTCCTCGGACGCATGGTCCCACTTCTTTATCTTATCTGGTTTTCTTAAGTGATCTGCCCACAGTGCTTACCTATGGCAGTCAAGACTCTAACCCAGCTCTGGGGGCTCTGACCGCTGCTCACTCCTCTTCTCCAAAGTTAGACTAGGCCAATCTCTGTGGGGGCCGATGGACAGTGTTTCCAGTGTCTGAGGTCAGCCTGCTTCCCTACTGTTCCTTGAGTCAATGGAGTGTCCCCTTTGGTggcaaaataatataatttcaataaCTTCATAATTTAGCACTTAGGAACTTTTGAATACAATggcattaaaagaataaaaaggccCATAATCCCAGATGAACggttagtttaaaaaattaaaaaggcggTAGgagcctgggacacctgggtggctgagtcggttaagcgtccgacttcagttcaggtcatgatctcgcggtcagtgggttcgagccccacattggaatctgtgctgacagctcacagcctggagcctgcttcagattctgtgtctccctctctctctgctcctccccctcttgtgctctgtctctcaaaaatgaataaacgctaaagaaaacatttaaaaaacaaaaggcagtaGGAGCCCATTGTGGGGAAAGTAAAACGTTTTAGAAAGtgtaaaataggggcgcctggtggctcagtgggttaagcggccgacttcagccaggtcacgatctcacggtccgtgagttcgagccccgcgtcgggctctgtgctgactgctcagagcctggagcctgtttcggattctgtgtctccctctctctgaccctcccccgttcatgctctgtctctctctgtctcaaaaataaataaacggtaaaaaaaaattttttttttaattaaaaaaaaaaagtgtacaataGTCTACGgacataccaccctgaacgcgcccgatctcgtcttaTCTCAGAAAGTGTAGATAAGAGGCATAACTCCCTCTTGCCTGACAGTCTTTTTCCTTAAACATGGCGTTAAGTTTTAGTGTCTTTCTGGACAGCAGGTGTAGTTTTGGATCATACCTTGCTGATTTCTTGCTACATATACATAATcttggctcagtcacttaactaAGCCAAGCCCCAGCGAGCCTTGTtgacagaagaatgaaaaaaatgtcacGAACACGCGTGGCCTGGTTTATAGCAGGcatgggggtgtgtgtgagcTGCTTAAATTCCCCCCATAAAGCATAAAAAGCGTCACCTGTGGGCCTCCGGGCAGACTCCTGAGCCTTTTGGACATGCTTGATGAGTTGTGAGGGAATTCGGCTTCTTTGTCCAGACGTCAGCTGAgaagtcctgatttttttttaaatattttattttatttctttaaattttcttttaacatttattcatttttgagagacagggaggggcagagagagagggagacacaga
This region includes:
- the TSEN54 gene encoding tRNA-splicing endonuclease subunit Sen54 isoform X2, which codes for MEPEPAEVEVPAGRVLSARELLAARSRSQKLPPRSHGPKDFLPDGSVAQAERLRQCREELWQLLAEERVERLGSLVAAEWRPEEGFVELKSPAGKFWQTMGFSEQGRQRLHPEEALYLLECGSIQLFHQELPLSIQEAYQLLLTEDTMTFLQYQVFSHLKRLGYVVRRFQPSSILSPYERQLNLDGSALCLEDRNGKRKRRSSSSRSINKKAKALENPLQGVDETTESLTTSSPPPCNQNSRCPEEKPQESSPVKGPTGPSLLLGALEPWPGLANEGGGCSQQSGKVENGVKGVRKPRWNFEQISFPNMASDSRHTLLLAPAPELLPANVAGRETDAESWCQKLNQRKEKLSRREREQQAEAQRFREDVNADPEVQCCSSWQEYKQLLQRRHLQKSQSRPAHLWDQPVHPLLSPGQADSPATVLQHISVLQTTHLADGGTWLLEKSGGLEISFDIYQADAVATFRKNNPGKPYARMCISGFDEPVPDLCTLKRLSYQSGDVPLIFALVDHGDIFFYSFRDFTLPRDLEH
- the TSEN54 gene encoding tRNA-splicing endonuclease subunit Sen54 isoform X1; the encoded protein is MEPEPAEVEVPAGRVLSARELLAARSRSQKLPPRSHGPKDFLPDGSVAQAERLRQCREELWQLLAEERVERLGSLVAAEWRPEEGFVELKSPAGKFWQTMGFSEQGRQRLHPEEALYLLECGSIQLFHQELPLSIQEAYQLLLTEDTMTFLQYQVFSHLKRLGYVVRRFQPSSILSPYERQLNLDGSALCLEDRNGKRKRRSSSSRTLEAVGVRGTCALQQSGADVLDFLPTSLRSINKKAKALENPLQGVDETTESLTTSSPPPCNQNSRCPEEKPQESSPVKGPTGPSLLLGALEPWPGLANEGGGCSQQSGKVENGVKGVRKPRWNFEQISFPNMASDSRHTLLLAPAPELLPANVAGRETDAESWCQKLNQRKEKLSRREREQQAEAQRFREDVNADPEVQCCSSWQEYKQLLQRRHLQKSQSRPAHLWDQPVHPLLSPGQADSPATVLQHISVLQTTHLADGGTWLLEKSGGLEISFDIYQADAVATFRKNNPGKPYARMCISGFDEPVPDLCTLKRLSYQSGDVPLIFALVDHGDIFFYSFRDFTLPRDLEH